From one Drosophila gunungcola strain Sukarami chromosome 2R unlocalized genomic scaffold, Dgunungcola_SK_2 000006F, whole genome shotgun sequence genomic stretch:
- the LOC128254531 gene encoding LOW QUALITY PROTEIN: toll-like receptor 7 (The sequence of the model RefSeq protein was modified relative to this genomic sequence to represent the inferred CDS: deleted 1 base in 1 codon) produces the protein MPAINSIACLLLLVSLAIAIAHAQQCNWQYGQSTMDIRCSVRALESTASGSGSGLGSGSGSPLDLQVAEASSRLELQCSQELLHGSELAPGLFRQLQKLSELRIDSCKLQRVPPNAFDGLMSLKRLTLESHNAVWGPGKTLDLHGQSFQGLKELAELHLGDNNIRQLPEGVWCSMPSLQLLNLTQNRIRSAEFLGFSEKLCAGSALSNANGAVSGGSELQTLDVSFNELRALPDAWGASRLRRLQSLSLQHNNISSLAPNALAGLSSLRVLNISYNHLESLPSEAFAGNKELRELHLQGNDLYDLPKGLLHRLEQLLVLDLSGNQLTSHHVDNSTFAGLIRLIVLNLSNNALTRIGAKTFKELYFLQILDMRNNSIGHIEEGAFLPLYNLHTLNLAENRLHTLDNRIFNGLYVLTKLTLNNNLVSIVETQAFRNCSDLKELDLSSNQLTEVPEAVQDLSMLKTLDLGENQISDFKNNTFRNLNQLTGLRLIDNRIGNITVGMFQDLPRLSVLNLAKNRIQSIERGAFDKNTEIEAIRLDKNFLTDINGIFATLASLLWLNLSENHLVWFDYAFIPSNLKWLDIHGNYIEALGNYYKLQEEIRVTTLDASHNRITEIGAMSVPNSIELLFINNNIIGQIQANTFVDKTRLARVDLYANVLSKISLNALRVAPVSADKPVPEFYLGGNPFECDCSMEWLQRINNLTTRQHPHVVDLGNIECLMPHSRSAPLRPLATLSASDFVCKYDSHCPPTCHCCEYEQCECEVICPGNCSCFHDATWATNIVDCGRQDLATLPSRIPLDVSDLYLDGNNMPELEVGHLVGRRNLRALYLNASNLMTLQNGSLAQLVNLRVLHLENNKLTALEGTEFRSLGLLRELYLHNNMLTHISNATFEPLVSLEVLRLDNNRLSSLPHLQYRHSLQGLTLGRNAWSCRCQQLRELAQFVSDNAMVVRDSHDIYCLDAGIKRELELIGNLANGPDCSELLDASASNISSSQDLAGGYRLPLLAAVLVLIFLVVVLIIVFVFRESVRMWLFAHYGVRVCEPRFEDAGKLYDAIILHSEKDYEFVCRNIAAELEHGRPPFRLCIQQRDLPPQASHLQLVEGARASRKIILVLTRNLLATEWNRIEFRNAFHESLRGLAQKLVIIEETSVSAEAEDVAELSPYLKSVPSNRLLTCDRYFWEKLRYAIPIELSPRGNNYTLDHHERFKQPVSPGMIFRQAPPPPAYYCTEDMEANYSSATTATPSPRPTRPGGAARIVDSMPMPMRPPSEHIYHSIESEYSAYDQHEALSMIPTGLMHQQQLRLHQHQHQQQQQQQQLQQQRLLQPQQFRAMPQQQAMAMPVASAPVHLRSGSGLSQASTSTQSTAQASTSAAAAQQQQQQQQQQQQQQQQQQQAAGSEAANKNGQAFLV, from the exons ATGCCAGCCATAAATTCCATCGCCTGCCTGTTGCTTCTCGTTTCGCTGGCGATTGCGATTGCGCATGCGCAGCAGTGCAATTGGCAATACGGCCAGTCCACCATGGACATCCGGTGCAGTGTTCGTGCGTTGGAATCGACCGCATccggatcgggatcgggattgggatcgggatcgggatcccCACTTGACCTCCAGGTGGCGGAGGCGTCCAGCCGTTTGGAGCTGCAGTGCAGCCAGGAGCTGCTCCACGGCAGCGAGCTGGCACCCGGACTTTTCCGTCAGCTGCAGAAGCTGTCGGAGCTGCGGATCGACTCCTGCAAGCTGCAGCGGGTGCCACCGAACGCCTTCGACGGGCTGATGTCGCTCAAGCGGCTCACCCTGGAGTCACACAATGCGGTGTGGGGACCGGGCAAGACGCTGGACCTGCATGGCCAGTCGTTCCAGGGCCTGAAGGAGCTGGCCGAGCTGCATCTGGGCGACAACAACATCCGGCAGCTGCCCGAGGGCGTCTGGTGCTCGATGCCCAGCCTGCAGTTGCTCAATCTCACCCAGAACCGGATTCGGTCCGCCGAATTCCTCGGCTTCTCCGAGAAACTCTGTGCCGGATCGGCGCTGAGCAATGCCAATGGAGCCGTCAGCGGGGGCTCCGAACTGCAGACCCTGGATGTGTCCTTCAACGAGCTGCGAGCCCTGCCCGATGCCTGGGGGGCGTCGCGCCTGAGGCGCCTCCAGTCCCTCAGTCTGCAGcacaacaacatcagcagtCTGGCGCCCAACGCGCTGGCCGGTCTGAGTTCGCTGCGCGTGCTGAACATCTCGTACAATCACCTGGAATCGCTGCCCTCGGAGGCGTTTGCCGGCAACAAGGAGCTGCGGGAGCTGCATCTGCAGGGAAACGATCTGTACGACCTGCCCAAGGGTCTGCTGCACCGCTTGGAGCAGCTCTTGGTGCTGGACCTGAGTGGCAATCAGCTGACCAGCCACCACGTGGACAACAGCACCTTTGCCGGTCTCATCCGTCTGATTGTGCTAAATCTTTCAAATAATGCCTTGACCCGCATCGGGGCCAAGACCTTCAAGGAGCTGTACTTCCTGCAGATCCTGGACATGCGCAACAACTCCATTGGCCACATCGAGGAGGGCGCCTTCCTGCCGCTGTACAATCTGCACACCCTCAACCTGGCCGAGAACCGTCTGCACACACTCGACAACCGGATCTTCAACGGACTGTATGTGCTGACGAAACTCACGCTGAACAACAACCTGGTGAGCATCGTGGAGACGCAGGCCTTCCGCAACTGCTCCGATCTCAAGGAGCTGGACCTGAGCTCCAATCAGCTGACGGAAGTGCCCGAGGCGGTGCAGGATCTGAGCATGCTGAAGACCCTGGATCTGGGCGAGAACCAGATCTCGGACTTCAAGAACAACACGTTCCGCAATCTGAACCAGCTGACGGGTCTGCGGCTGATCGACAACCGCATCGGCAACATCACCGTGGGCATGTTCCAGGATCTGCCGCGTTTGAGTGTGTTGAATCTGGCCAAGAACCGCATCCAGAGCATTGAGCGGGGCGCCTTCGACAAGAACACCGAGATCGAGGCCATCCGCCTGGACAAGAACTTCCTCACCGACATCAACGGCATCTTTGCCACGCTGGCCTCGCTGCTCTGGCTGAATCTGTCCGAGAACCATTTGGTGTGGTTCGACTACGCCTTCATACCCTCCAACCTCAAGTGGCTGGACATCCATGGCAACTACATCGAGGCCCTGGGCAACTACTACAAGCTGCAGGAGGAGATCCGGGTGACCACGCTGGATGCCTCGCACAATCGCATCACGGAGATCGGGGCCATGTCGGTGCCCAACTCCATTGAGCTGCTGTtcatcaacaacaacatcatTGGCCAGATCCAGGCCAACACGTTCGTGGACAAGACGCGGCTGGCCCGAGTGGATCTGTACGCCAATGTGCTGTCCAAGATCTCGCTGAATGCCCTGCGGGTGGCGCCCGTTTCGGCGGACAAGCCCGTGCCCGAGTTCTACCTGGGCGGCAATCCCTTCGAGTGCGACTGCTCCATGGAGTGGCTGCAGCGCATCAACAACCTGACCACCCGGCAGCATCCGCACGTGGTCGATCTGGGCAACATCGAGTGCCTGATGCCGCACAGCCGCAGTGCTCCACTGCGTCCGCTGGCCACCCTGTCCGCCTCGGACTTCGTCTGCAAGTACGACAGCCACTGCCCGCCCACCTGCCACTGCTGCGAGTACGAGCAGTGCGAGTGCGAGGTGATCTGCCCCGGCAACTGCAGCTGCTTCCACGACGCCACCTGGGCCACCAACATCGTGGACTGCGGGCGCCAGGATCTGGCCACCCTGCCCAGTCGCATCCCCCTGGACGTCAGCGATCTCTACCTGGATGGCAACAACATGCCCGAGCTGGAGGTGGGCCACCTGGTGGGTCGTCGCAACCTGCGTGCCCTCTACCTGAACGCCTCCAATCTGATGACCCTGCAGAACGGCAGTCTGGCCCAGCTGGTCAATCTGCGCGTGCTCCACCTGGAGAACAACAAACTGACCGCCCTGGAGGGCACCGAGTTCCGATCGCTGGGACTGCTGCGCGAGCTCTACCTGCACAACAACATGCTGACCCACATTTCGAATGCCACCTTCGAGCCGCTGGTGTCGCTGGAGGTGCTGCGGCTGGACAACAACCGGCTGAGCTCCCTGCCCCACCTGCAGTACCGCCACAGTCTGCAGGGCCTGACGCTGGGCCGGAATGCCTGGTCGTGTCGCTGCCAGCAGCTGAGGGAACTGGCCCAGTTTGTGTCCGACAATGCCATGGTGGTGCGGGACTCGCACGACATCTACTGCCTGGATGCGGGAATCAAGCGGGAACTGGAGCTGATTGGCAACCTGGCCAACGGGCCGGACTGCTCGGAGCTGCTCGATGCCAGTGCCAGCAACATCAGCTCCTCGCAGGATCTGGCCGGCGGCTACAGGCTGCCCCTGCTGGCCGCCGTGCTGGTGCTGATCTTCCTGGTCGTCGTGCTCATCATCGTCTTTGTCTTCCGCGAGAGCGTTCGCATGTGGCTGTTTGCCCACTACGGCGTGCGGGTGTGTGAGCCCCGGTTCGAGGATGCCGGCAAGCTGTACGACGCCATCATCCTGCACTCGGAGAAGGACTACGAGTTCGTGTGCCGCAACATAGCCGCCGAGCTGGAGCACGGTCGTCCGCCCTTCCGGCTCTGCATCCAGCAGCGGGATCTGCCGCCGCAGGCCTCGCACCTGCAGCTGGTGGAGGGCGCCCGGGCGTCGCGCAAGATCATCCTGGTGCTGACA CGCAACCTGCTGGCCACCGAGTGGAACCGCATCGAGTTCCGCAACGCCTTCCACGAGTCGCTGCGCGGCCTGGCCCAGAAGCTGGTCATCATCGAGGAGACGAGCGTGTCCGCCGAGGCAGAGGATGTGGCCGAGCTGTCGCCCTACCTCAAGTCGGTGCCCTCCAATCGACTGCTCACCTGCGATCGGTACTTCTGGGAGAAGCTGCGCTACGCCATCCCCATCGAGCTGTCGCCGCGCGGCAACAACTACACGCTGGACCACCACGAGCGCTTCAAGCAGCCCGTGTCGCCGGGCATGATCTTCCGCCAGGCCCCGCCGCCGCCCGCCTACTACTGCACCGAGGACATGGAGGCCAACTACAGCTCGGCCACCACGGCCACGCCCTCGCCGCGGCCCACCCGGCCCGGCGGTGCCGCCCGCATCGTTGActccatgcccatgcccatgcgtCCGCCGTCGGAGCACATCTACCACAGCATCGAGTCGGAGTACAGTGCGTACGATCAGCACGAGGCGCTCTCCATGATTCCCACCGGCCTGATGCACCAGCAGCAGTTGCGGctgcaccagcaccagcaccagcagcagcagcagcagcagcaactgcagcagcagcgattGCTGCAGCCGCAGCAGTTCCGGGCCAtgccgcagcagcaggcgATGGCCATGCCCGTGGCCTCGGCGCCGGTGCACCTGCGCAGTGGCAGTGGCTTGAGCCAGGCCAGCACCAGTACGCAGTCGACGGCCCAGGCCTCAACTTCCGCAGCAGcggcacagcagcagcagcagcaacagcagcagcagcagcagcagcagcagcagcagcaacaggcagCTGGCAGTGAAGCGGCCAATAAGAATGGCCAGGCTTTCCTCGTGTAA